From Pan paniscus chromosome 6, NHGRI_mPanPan1-v2.0_pri, whole genome shotgun sequence, one genomic window encodes:
- the ASB10 gene encoding ankyrin repeat and SOCS box protein 10 isoform X3, with the protein MLMSWSPEECKGQGEPLDDRHPLCARLVEKPSRGSEEHLKSGPGPIVTRTASGPALAFWQAVLAGDVGCVSRILADSSTGLAPDSVFDTSDPERWRDFRFNIRALRLWSLTYEEELTTPLHVAASRGHTEVLRLLLRRRARPDSAPGGRTALHEACAAGHTACVHVLLVAGADPNIADQDGKRPLHLCRGPGTLECAELLLRFGARVDGRSEEEEETPLHVAARLGHVELADLLLRRGACPDARNAEGWTPLLAACDVRCQSIADAEATTARCLQLCSLLLSAGADADAADQDKQRPLHLACRRGHAAVVELLLSCGVSANTMDYGGHTPLHCALQGPAAALAQSPEHVVRALLNHGAVRVWPGALPKKHQRFYSSLFALVRQPRSLQHLSRCALRSHLEGSLPHALPRLPLPPRLLRYLQLDFEGVLY; encoded by the exons ATGCTCATGAGTTGGTCTCCAGAAGAGTGCAAGGGGCAGGGAGAGCCCCTCGATGACAGACACCCCCTCTGTGCCAGGCTGGTGGAGAAGCCCAGCAGAGGGTCTGAGGAGCACCTCAAGTCTGGCCCGGGACCCATCGTCACCCGCACAGCCTCAGGACCTGCCCTTGCCTTCTGGCAGGCAGTGCTGGCTGGGGACGTAGGCTGTGTCTCCCGCATCCTCGCGGACTCCAGTACTGGCCTGGCTCCTGATTCCGTCTTTGATACCAGCGACCCAGAGCGATGGAGGGATTTCCGCTTCAACATCCGTGCTCTGA GACTCTGGTCTCTGACATACGAAGAGGAGCTGACCACCCCACTGCATGTGGCAGCCAGCCGTGGCCACACGGAAGTCCTGCGGCTGCTGCTGAGGCGGCGAGCAAGGCCAGACAGTGCCCCTGGGGGCCGCACCGCCCTGCACGAGGCCTGTGCTGCAGGCCACACTGCCTGTGTTCACGTGCTGCTGGTGGCAGGAGCCGACCCCAACATCGCTGACCAGGATGGGAAACGCCCCCTGCATCTCTGCCGGGGGCCTGGCACCCTTGA GTGTGCGGAGCTGCTCCTCAGGTTTGGAGCGAGAGTGGATGGTCGGTCCGAGGAAGAAGAGGAGACCCCTTTGCATGTGGCCGCCCGGCTTGGCCATGTGGAGCTGGCAGATCTGCTTCTAAGACGGGGGGCATGTCCTGATGCCCGCAATGCCGAAGGCTGGACCCCACTGCTGGCTGCCTGTGACGTCCGCTGCCAGTCCATCGCCGATGCCGAGGCCACCACCGCCCGCTGCCTGCAGCTGTGCAGCTTGCTGCTTTCAGCTGGAGCAGACGCTGATGCTGCCGACCAGGACAAGCAGCGacccctgcacctggcctgtcGCCGTGGCCATGCAGCTGTCGTGGAGCTGCTCCTGTCCTGTGGTGTCAGTGCCAACACCATGGACTATGGGGGACACACGCCCCTGCACTGTGCTCTGCAGGGCCCAGCTGCAGCCCTGGCCCAGAGCCCCGAGCACGTGGTTCGGGCTCTGCTCAACCATGGCGCCGTCCGTGTCTGGCCAGGGGCCCTCCCCAAG AAACATCAGCGTTTCTACTCCTCCCTCTTCGCCTTGGTGAGGCAGCCCAGGTCGCTGCAGCATTTGAGCCGCTGTGCGCTCCGCTCCCACCTGGAGGGCAGCCTGCCCCACGCGCTGCCCCGCCTCCCCCTGCCACCGCGCCTGCTCCGCTACCTGCAGCTGGATTTTGAGGGCGTGCTCTACTAG
- the IQCA1L gene encoding IQ and AAA domain-containing protein 1-like isoform X1 encodes MSEGAYQRLWESSHVTLQELLDQEQPLLEPVPDRERQSFQYRLASLYLHYLGLLRRFDTVYDQMVQPQKRRLLRRLLDGVAGRVLELKDELVHADLCENHCLDRVLQDLKLTPADLEVPIPKYFLLEQSTTVRERGLILAEILSRLEPVSSQKSVTGMHRTEAIILVQKAERARQGRLRATFMQEIRRDEEQDRRIREDGWHKFSQGQAAVTIQKVWKGYLQRKCTQQDRRMEMEFIGMIPSPNQVEHLSIISQARLVEDVRRLRQMEKEEEFRAAMVKAHDSLVETEGPDMKEKMKEQIRQWFIECHDLTGRFPDYPDASSGGSYSIFADKTPEQVRMELEMQVQENRKKEQEKSKEKGKDEKEKKKGKEEKAKKGEVDAVLQVLPSKFIPRICAGHEEYLNTWKNRCESIHPSQNYDSETLREEKRKEVELEIRIQVDELMRQELRKLRLAVDKEEERPLRAPKKTPGKKTGKKKEKDLTSDRSVESLYEELVISGLLRKSESVALKDYIGDFLYLGSTLSLAKKLPMPSLFDIRQNVALYAVLRLGSPDIHIMAPLIRSILLVGPSGMGKKMLVKAVCTETGANLFDLSPENLLGKYPGRNGAQMMVHIVFKDETEYAAPPWGAVTQFTLRCEVARLLQPSVIWIGSAEKNFYKKIPKEDKEMDPKRIKKDLTKALRLLTPGDRVMLIGTTSRPQLAEMRGLCRVYERILFMPRPDYASRYVLWKRMIEARGIQPTQHLDISALAKVSDGYTPGHILQAIQSVLSERRFLQLSKRPLVASEFLGQLVKLDPVYREEEESLKDWYFKTPLGKKSMKHRVDQLEAEEAKLDKEKKKRK; translated from the exons Atgtctgaggg AGCTTACCAGCGCCTCTGGGAGTCCTCCCACGTGACCCTGCAGGAGCTGCTGGACCAAGAGCAGCCTCTGCTCGAACCTGTGCCCGACCGGGAGCGGCAGTCCTTCCAGTACAGGCTCGCATCGCTCTACCTGCACTACCTGGGGCTGCTGCGCCGCTTCGACACCGTCTATGACCAGATGGTGCAGCCGCAGAAGCGGCGGCTGCTGCGACGCCTGCTGGACGGCGTGGCGGGCCGCGTGCTGGAGCTCAAGGACGAGCTGGTGCACGCCGACCTGTGTGAGAACCACTGCCTGGACCGCGTGCTGCAGGATCTCAAGCTCACCCCA GCTGACCTGGAGGTTCCAATCCCCAAATACTTCCTGCTGGAGCAGTCCACCACTGTGCGGGAGCGAGGGCTGATACTGGCCGAGATCCTGTCCAGACTGGAGCCAGTGTCCTCCCAGAAG AGCGTTACAGGAATGCACCGGACTGAGGCCATAATTCTAGTGCAAAAGGCAGAGCGGGCCAGGCAAGGCCGGCTTCGAGCCACCTTCATGCAAGAGATTCGAAGAGATGAGGAGCAGGATCGGAGGATTCGGGAGGATGGATGGCACAAGTTCAGTCAGGGCCAAGCAGCTGTCACCATACAGAAG GTGTGGAAAGGCTACCTGCAGAGGAAATGCACTCAGCAGGACCGGCGAATGGAGATGGAGTTCATTGGCATG ATCCCCTCACCCAACCAGGTAGAGCACCTGAGCATCATCTCCCAGGCACGCCTTGTGGAGGATGTCCGGAGGCTCCGCcagatggagaaagaggaggagttcCGGGCAGCAATGGTGAAGGCCCATGATTCTCTGGTAGAGACAGAGGGGCCTGACatgaaggagaaaatgaaggAGCAAATCCGACAGTGGTTTATCGAGTGCCA TGACCTTACCGGCCGGTTCCCTGATTATCCGGATGCGTCTTCAGGTGGATCCTACTCAATTTTTGCAGACAAAACTCCAGAACAG GTGAGAATGGAACTGGAAATGCAGGtgcaagagaacagaaaaaaggaacaagagaagagcaaggaaaaaggaaaggatgaaaaagagaagaagaaaggaaaggaagaaaaggccaAGAAGGGG GAAGTGGATGCGGTGTTGCAAGTGTTGCCATCCAAATTTATCCCTAGGATCTGTGCCGGGCATGAAGAATACTTAA ATACATGGAAGAACCGGTGTGAGAGCATACACCCCAGTCAGAATTATGACTCCGAGACCCTccgggaggagaagaggaaagaggtaGAGCTGGAGATCcggatacag GTGGATGAGCTGATGCGTCAGGAGCTGAGGAAGCTCCGTCTGGCTGTGGACAAGGAGGAAGAAAGACCCTTGAGGGCTCCAAAG AAAACACCTGGGAAGAAAActgggaaaaagaaggaaaaagatctGACCTCAGACAG GTCTGTGGAGTCTCTGTACGAAGAGCTTGTTATTTCTGGCCTTCTAAGGAAGAGTGAGTCAGTAGCATTGAAAGACTACATAG GTGACTTCCTGTATCTTGGATCCACTCTGAGTTTGGCGAAGAAGTTGCCCATGCCATCCCTGTTTGACATACGACAGAATGTGGCTTTGTATGCGGTCCTTCGGCTTG GCTCCCCGGATATCCACATCATGGCCCCGCTCATCCGCTCCATCCTCCTGGTGGGCCCCTCTGGCATGGGGAAGAAGATGCTGGTCAAGGCAGTGTGCACAGAAACTGGCGCCAACCTGTTCGACCTGTCGCCGGAAAACCTGCTGGGCAAATATCCTGGCAGGAATGGGGCACAGATGATGGTGCATATAGTCTTTAAG GATGAGACTGAATATGCAGCTCCCCCATGGGGGGCAGTGACTCAGTTTACCCTGAGGTGTGAG GTAGCCCGACTCCTACAGCCCTCTGTGATTTGGATTGGAAGTGCTGAGAAGAATTTCTATAAGAAGATCCCCAAAGAAGACAAGGAG ATGGACCCAAAGCGGATAAAGAAGGACCTCACCAAGGCCTTGCGGCTGCTGACTCCCGGAGACCGTGTGATGCTGATTGGGACAACCTCCCGGCCGCAGCTGGCCGAGATGCGGGGTCTGTGCCGGGTCTACGAGCGGATCCTCTTCATGCCCCGGCCTGACTACGCGTCCCGCTATG TGCTCTGGAAGCGTATGATAGAGGCCCGGGGCATCCAGCCGACCCAGCACCTGGACATCAGTGCCCTAGCCAAGGTCTCCGATGGCTACACGCCGGGTCACATTCTTCAAGCCATCCAATCGGTGCTGAGTGAGCGGCGGTTCCTGCAACTGTCCAAGCGGCCCCTGGTGGCCTCCGAGTTCCTGGGACAACTGGTAAAGCTGGATCCAGTgtacagggaggaggaggagtcccTGAAG GACTGGTACTTCAAGACCCCACTGGGCAAGAAGAGCATGAAACACAGGGTGGACCAGTTGGAGGCCGAGGAGGCCAAGCTGgacaaggagaagaagaaaaggaagtga
- the IQCA1L gene encoding IQ and AAA domain-containing protein 1-like isoform X2 yields the protein MSEGAYQRLWESSHVTLQELLDQEQPLLEPVPDRERQSFQYRLASLYLHYLGLLRRFDTVYDQMVQPQKRRLLRRLLDGVAGRVLELKDELVHADLCENHCLDRVLQDLKLTPADLEVPIPKYFLLEQSTTVRERGLILAEILSRLEPVSSQKSVTGMHRTEAIILVQKAERARQGRLRATFMQEIRRDEEQDRRIREDGWHKFSQGQAAVTIQKVWKGYLQRKCTQQDRRMEMEFIGMIPSPNQVEHLSIISQARLVEDVRRLRQMEKEEEFRAAMVKAHDSLVETEGPDMKEKMKEQIRQWFIECHDLTGRFPDYPDASSGGSYSIFADKTPEQVRMELEMQVQENRKKEQEKSKEKGKDEKEKKKGKEEKAKKGEVDAVLQVLPSKFIPRICAGHEEYLNTWKNRCESIHPSQNYDSETLREEKRKEVELEIRIQVDELMRQELRKLRLAVDKEEERPLRAPKKTPGKKTGKKKEKDLTSDRSVESLYEELVISGLLRKSESVALKDYIGDFLYLGSTLSLAKKLPMPSLFDIRQNVALYAVLRLGSPDIHIMAPLIRSILLVGPSGMGKKMLVKAVCTETGANLFDLSPENLLGKYPGRNGAQMMVHIVFKVARLLQPSVIWIGSAEKNFYKKIPKEDKEMDPKRIKKDLTKALRLLTPGDRVMLIGTTSRPQLAEMRGLCRVYERILFMPRPDYASRYVLWKRMIEARGIQPTQHLDISALAKVSDGYTPGHILQAIQSVLSERRFLQLSKRPLVASEFLGQLVKLDPVYREEEESLKDWYFKTPLGKKSMKHRVDQLEAEEAKLDKEKKKRK from the exons Atgtctgaggg AGCTTACCAGCGCCTCTGGGAGTCCTCCCACGTGACCCTGCAGGAGCTGCTGGACCAAGAGCAGCCTCTGCTCGAACCTGTGCCCGACCGGGAGCGGCAGTCCTTCCAGTACAGGCTCGCATCGCTCTACCTGCACTACCTGGGGCTGCTGCGCCGCTTCGACACCGTCTATGACCAGATGGTGCAGCCGCAGAAGCGGCGGCTGCTGCGACGCCTGCTGGACGGCGTGGCGGGCCGCGTGCTGGAGCTCAAGGACGAGCTGGTGCACGCCGACCTGTGTGAGAACCACTGCCTGGACCGCGTGCTGCAGGATCTCAAGCTCACCCCA GCTGACCTGGAGGTTCCAATCCCCAAATACTTCCTGCTGGAGCAGTCCACCACTGTGCGGGAGCGAGGGCTGATACTGGCCGAGATCCTGTCCAGACTGGAGCCAGTGTCCTCCCAGAAG AGCGTTACAGGAATGCACCGGACTGAGGCCATAATTCTAGTGCAAAAGGCAGAGCGGGCCAGGCAAGGCCGGCTTCGAGCCACCTTCATGCAAGAGATTCGAAGAGATGAGGAGCAGGATCGGAGGATTCGGGAGGATGGATGGCACAAGTTCAGTCAGGGCCAAGCAGCTGTCACCATACAGAAG GTGTGGAAAGGCTACCTGCAGAGGAAATGCACTCAGCAGGACCGGCGAATGGAGATGGAGTTCATTGGCATG ATCCCCTCACCCAACCAGGTAGAGCACCTGAGCATCATCTCCCAGGCACGCCTTGTGGAGGATGTCCGGAGGCTCCGCcagatggagaaagaggaggagttcCGGGCAGCAATGGTGAAGGCCCATGATTCTCTGGTAGAGACAGAGGGGCCTGACatgaaggagaaaatgaaggAGCAAATCCGACAGTGGTTTATCGAGTGCCA TGACCTTACCGGCCGGTTCCCTGATTATCCGGATGCGTCTTCAGGTGGATCCTACTCAATTTTTGCAGACAAAACTCCAGAACAG GTGAGAATGGAACTGGAAATGCAGGtgcaagagaacagaaaaaaggaacaagagaagagcaaggaaaaaggaaaggatgaaaaagagaagaagaaaggaaaggaagaaaaggccaAGAAGGGG GAAGTGGATGCGGTGTTGCAAGTGTTGCCATCCAAATTTATCCCTAGGATCTGTGCCGGGCATGAAGAATACTTAA ATACATGGAAGAACCGGTGTGAGAGCATACACCCCAGTCAGAATTATGACTCCGAGACCCTccgggaggagaagaggaaagaggtaGAGCTGGAGATCcggatacag GTGGATGAGCTGATGCGTCAGGAGCTGAGGAAGCTCCGTCTGGCTGTGGACAAGGAGGAAGAAAGACCCTTGAGGGCTCCAAAG AAAACACCTGGGAAGAAAActgggaaaaagaaggaaaaagatctGACCTCAGACAG GTCTGTGGAGTCTCTGTACGAAGAGCTTGTTATTTCTGGCCTTCTAAGGAAGAGTGAGTCAGTAGCATTGAAAGACTACATAG GTGACTTCCTGTATCTTGGATCCACTCTGAGTTTGGCGAAGAAGTTGCCCATGCCATCCCTGTTTGACATACGACAGAATGTGGCTTTGTATGCGGTCCTTCGGCTTG GCTCCCCGGATATCCACATCATGGCCCCGCTCATCCGCTCCATCCTCCTGGTGGGCCCCTCTGGCATGGGGAAGAAGATGCTGGTCAAGGCAGTGTGCACAGAAACTGGCGCCAACCTGTTCGACCTGTCGCCGGAAAACCTGCTGGGCAAATATCCTGGCAGGAATGGGGCACAGATGATGGTGCATATAGTCTTTAAG GTAGCCCGACTCCTACAGCCCTCTGTGATTTGGATTGGAAGTGCTGAGAAGAATTTCTATAAGAAGATCCCCAAAGAAGACAAGGAG ATGGACCCAAAGCGGATAAAGAAGGACCTCACCAAGGCCTTGCGGCTGCTGACTCCCGGAGACCGTGTGATGCTGATTGGGACAACCTCCCGGCCGCAGCTGGCCGAGATGCGGGGTCTGTGCCGGGTCTACGAGCGGATCCTCTTCATGCCCCGGCCTGACTACGCGTCCCGCTATG TGCTCTGGAAGCGTATGATAGAGGCCCGGGGCATCCAGCCGACCCAGCACCTGGACATCAGTGCCCTAGCCAAGGTCTCCGATGGCTACACGCCGGGTCACATTCTTCAAGCCATCCAATCGGTGCTGAGTGAGCGGCGGTTCCTGCAACTGTCCAAGCGGCCCCTGGTGGCCTCCGAGTTCCTGGGACAACTGGTAAAGCTGGATCCAGTgtacagggaggaggaggagtcccTGAAG GACTGGTACTTCAAGACCCCACTGGGCAAGAAGAGCATGAAACACAGGGTGGACCAGTTGGAGGCCGAGGAGGCCAAGCTGgacaaggagaagaagaaaaggaagtga
- the ASB10 gene encoding ankyrin repeat and SOCS box protein 10 isoform X2: MPWGKNSSPHWGHHLGCLPSAPACRIWRPHSRPAWEPPRPSPLLCQDMALQNALYTGDLARLQELFPPHSTADLLLESRAAEPRWSSHQRGLWSLTYEEELTTPLHVAASRGHTEVLRLLLRRRARPDSAPGGRTALHEACAAGHTACVHVLLVAGADPNIADQDGKRPLHLCRGPGTLECAELLLRFGARVDGRSEEEEETPLHVAARLGHVELADLLLRRGACPDARNAEGWTPLLAACDVRCQSIADAEATTARCLQLCSLLLSAGADADAADQDKQRPLHLACRRGHAAVVELLLSCGVSANTMDYGGHTPLHCALQGPAAALAQSPEHVVRALLNHGAVRVWPGALPKVLERWSTCPRTIEVLMNTYSVVQLPEEAVGLVTPETLQKHQRFYSSLFALVRQPRSLQHLSRCALRSHLEGSLPHALPRLPLPPRLLRYLQLDFEGVLY, from the exons ATGCCCTGGGGAAAGAACTCCTCTCCCCACTGGGGACACCATCTGGGGTGCCTTCCCTCTGCCCCGGCCTGCCGGATCTGGAGGCCCCACTCCCGCCCAGCCTGGGAGCCCCCTCGGCCATCACCACTGCTCTGCCAAGACATGGCCCTGCAGAATGCCCTCTACACCGGGGACCTGGCAAGGTTGCAGGAGCTGTTCCCCCCGCACAGCACAGCCGACCTGCTGCTGGAGAGCCGGGCTGCAGAGCCTCGCTGGAGCAGCCACCAGAGGG GACTCTGGTCTCTGACATACGAAGAGGAGCTGACCACCCCACTGCATGTGGCAGCCAGCCGTGGCCACACGGAAGTCCTGCGGCTGCTGCTGAGGCGGCGAGCAAGGCCAGACAGTGCCCCTGGGGGCCGCACCGCCCTGCACGAGGCCTGTGCTGCAGGCCACACTGCCTGTGTTCACGTGCTGCTGGTGGCAGGAGCCGACCCCAACATCGCTGACCAGGATGGGAAACGCCCCCTGCATCTCTGCCGGGGGCCTGGCACCCTTGA GTGTGCGGAGCTGCTCCTCAGGTTTGGAGCGAGAGTGGATGGTCGGTCCGAGGAAGAAGAGGAGACCCCTTTGCATGTGGCCGCCCGGCTTGGCCATGTGGAGCTGGCAGATCTGCTTCTAAGACGGGGGGCATGTCCTGATGCCCGCAATGCCGAAGGCTGGACCCCACTGCTGGCTGCCTGTGACGTCCGCTGCCAGTCCATCGCCGATGCCGAGGCCACCACCGCCCGCTGCCTGCAGCTGTGCAGCTTGCTGCTTTCAGCTGGAGCAGACGCTGATGCTGCCGACCAGGACAAGCAGCGacccctgcacctggcctgtcGCCGTGGCCATGCAGCTGTCGTGGAGCTGCTCCTGTCCTGTGGTGTCAGTGCCAACACCATGGACTATGGGGGACACACGCCCCTGCACTGTGCTCTGCAGGGCCCAGCTGCAGCCCTGGCCCAGAGCCCCGAGCACGTGGTTCGGGCTCTGCTCAACCATGGCGCCGTCCGTGTCTGGCCAGGGGCCCTCCCCAAG GTGCTGGAGCGCTGGAGCACGTGCCCTCGGACCATCGAGGTCCTGATGAACACCTACAGTGTTGTGCAGCTTCCCGAGGAGGCCGTCGGCCTGGTGACTCCTGAAACTCTGCAG AAACATCAGCGTTTCTACTCCTCCCTCTTCGCCTTGGTGAGGCAGCCCAGGTCGCTGCAGCATTTGAGCCGCTGTGCGCTCCGCTCCCACCTGGAGGGCAGCCTGCCCCACGCGCTGCCCCGCCTCCCCCTGCCACCGCGCCTGCTCCGCTACCTGCAGCTGGATTTTGAGGGCGTGCTCTACTAG
- the ASB10 gene encoding ankyrin repeat and SOCS box protein 10 isoform X1: protein MLMSWSPEECKGQGEPLDDRHPLCARLVEKPSRGSEEHLKSGPGPIVTRTASGPALAFWQAVLAGDVGCVSRILADSSTGLAPDSVFDTSDPERWRDFRFNIRALRLWSLTYEEELTTPLHVAASRGHTEVLRLLLRRRARPDSAPGGRTALHEACAAGHTACVHVLLVAGADPNIADQDGKRPLHLCRGPGTLECAELLLRFGARVDGRSEEEEETPLHVAARLGHVELADLLLRRGACPDARNAEGWTPLLAACDVRCQSIADAEATTARCLQLCSLLLSAGADADAADQDKQRPLHLACRRGHAAVVELLLSCGVSANTMDYGGHTPLHCALQGPAAALAQSPEHVVRALLNHGAVRVWPGALPKVLERWSTCPRTIEVLMNTYSVVQLPEEAVGLVTPETLQKHQRFYSSLFALVRQPRSLQHLSRCALRSHLEGSLPHALPRLPLPPRLLRYLQLDFEGVLY, encoded by the exons ATGCTCATGAGTTGGTCTCCAGAAGAGTGCAAGGGGCAGGGAGAGCCCCTCGATGACAGACACCCCCTCTGTGCCAGGCTGGTGGAGAAGCCCAGCAGAGGGTCTGAGGAGCACCTCAAGTCTGGCCCGGGACCCATCGTCACCCGCACAGCCTCAGGACCTGCCCTTGCCTTCTGGCAGGCAGTGCTGGCTGGGGACGTAGGCTGTGTCTCCCGCATCCTCGCGGACTCCAGTACTGGCCTGGCTCCTGATTCCGTCTTTGATACCAGCGACCCAGAGCGATGGAGGGATTTCCGCTTCAACATCCGTGCTCTGA GACTCTGGTCTCTGACATACGAAGAGGAGCTGACCACCCCACTGCATGTGGCAGCCAGCCGTGGCCACACGGAAGTCCTGCGGCTGCTGCTGAGGCGGCGAGCAAGGCCAGACAGTGCCCCTGGGGGCCGCACCGCCCTGCACGAGGCCTGTGCTGCAGGCCACACTGCCTGTGTTCACGTGCTGCTGGTGGCAGGAGCCGACCCCAACATCGCTGACCAGGATGGGAAACGCCCCCTGCATCTCTGCCGGGGGCCTGGCACCCTTGA GTGTGCGGAGCTGCTCCTCAGGTTTGGAGCGAGAGTGGATGGTCGGTCCGAGGAAGAAGAGGAGACCCCTTTGCATGTGGCCGCCCGGCTTGGCCATGTGGAGCTGGCAGATCTGCTTCTAAGACGGGGGGCATGTCCTGATGCCCGCAATGCCGAAGGCTGGACCCCACTGCTGGCTGCCTGTGACGTCCGCTGCCAGTCCATCGCCGATGCCGAGGCCACCACCGCCCGCTGCCTGCAGCTGTGCAGCTTGCTGCTTTCAGCTGGAGCAGACGCTGATGCTGCCGACCAGGACAAGCAGCGacccctgcacctggcctgtcGCCGTGGCCATGCAGCTGTCGTGGAGCTGCTCCTGTCCTGTGGTGTCAGTGCCAACACCATGGACTATGGGGGACACACGCCCCTGCACTGTGCTCTGCAGGGCCCAGCTGCAGCCCTGGCCCAGAGCCCCGAGCACGTGGTTCGGGCTCTGCTCAACCATGGCGCCGTCCGTGTCTGGCCAGGGGCCCTCCCCAAG GTGCTGGAGCGCTGGAGCACGTGCCCTCGGACCATCGAGGTCCTGATGAACACCTACAGTGTTGTGCAGCTTCCCGAGGAGGCCGTCGGCCTGGTGACTCCTGAAACTCTGCAG AAACATCAGCGTTTCTACTCCTCCCTCTTCGCCTTGGTGAGGCAGCCCAGGTCGCTGCAGCATTTGAGCCGCTGTGCGCTCCGCTCCCACCTGGAGGGCAGCCTGCCCCACGCGCTGCCCCGCCTCCCCCTGCCACCGCGCCTGCTCCGCTACCTGCAGCTGGATTTTGAGGGCGTGCTCTACTAG